One Flagellimonas sp. CMM7 genomic region harbors:
- a CDS encoding SDR family oxidoreductase, whose product MNIILTGATGTLGSQVLFSILESRFESLEKIYLIVRKKNLVSPEARVSKMLESNVVSEFIREHKTEIAEKIQVISAQQILEPSTFLQKSKKYHFIHSAGYVNLSIDPDSKEEIFKENLTFTEDIFKAYTPYLTKFIYISTAFSIGKLSGILNDNYVTTEQNDYRNYYEASKHAAEKFLVKAGKLSNIPIQILRPSVLGGNILDKPSFFISKYMVFYLFAKFFYRNTSIDAVRIQANMDSKLNIIPTDYAAKVIAKVFDTDVEQLNIVNSEGTNIFNGIAKILETVNFKNFKLTQELMDTASEFESSLEQFYYETIGVHLTPYLTSKPYEWDTTLLESILPIPKYNLEDYLVSTVEFAKTNGFRNQRW is encoded by the coding sequence ATGAACATTATCTTAACAGGGGCTACAGGAACATTAGGGTCACAAGTACTTTTTTCTATACTAGAAAGTAGGTTTGAGTCTTTGGAAAAGATATACTTGATCGTTCGCAAGAAAAACTTGGTCTCACCTGAGGCACGGGTTTCCAAAATGCTCGAGAGCAATGTAGTTTCAGAATTTATACGTGAACATAAAACTGAAATAGCTGAAAAAATTCAAGTCATTTCCGCACAACAGATACTTGAACCTAGCACTTTTCTACAAAAAAGTAAAAAATACCATTTTATACATTCAGCGGGTTATGTAAACCTATCCATAGACCCAGACAGTAAGGAAGAGATTTTTAAAGAAAACCTCACCTTTACAGAGGACATATTCAAAGCCTACACGCCATACCTCACTAAATTTATCTATATAAGCACTGCATTTTCAATTGGAAAATTAAGCGGAATTCTAAATGACAATTATGTGACTACGGAGCAGAATGATTACCGCAATTATTATGAAGCTTCAAAACATGCTGCAGAAAAATTTTTGGTAAAAGCAGGGAAGTTATCAAACATTCCTATTCAAATCTTAAGACCAAGTGTGTTGGGTGGAAATATACTTGACAAGCCAAGTTTCTTTATTTCCAAATACATGGTATTTTATCTTTTTGCCAAGTTCTTCTATCGAAACACCTCCATTGATGCCGTGCGCATACAAGCAAATATGGACAGTAAGCTTAATATCATTCCCACGGATTATGCTGCAAAAGTGATTGCCAAAGTATTCGATACCGATGTGGAACAGCTTAATATTGTCAATTCAGAAGGCACAAACATCTTTAATGGAATTGCCAAAATTTTAGAGACGGTCAACTTTAAAAATTTTAAACTTACACAAGAGCTAATGGATACTGCTTCAGAGTTTGAAAGCTCTTTAGAGCAATTTTATTATGAGACCATTGGTGTTCATCTAACTCCTTATCTAACTTCAAAACCCTATGAATGGGATACTACTTTGTTAGAAAGTATTCTTCCCATACCTAAATATAACCT
- the ahcY gene encoding adenosylhomocysteinase, with protein MSTKTIPYVPFKVKDISLADWGRKEIELAEAEMPGLMALRKEYKDEQPLKGTRIAGCLHMTIQTAVLIETLVELGADVTWSSCNIFSTQDHAAAAIAAAGIPVYAWKGMNEEEFDWCIEQTLFFGEDRQPLNMILDDGGDLTNMVLDQYPELAGAIKGLSEETTTGVHRLYERVKNGTLPMPAINVNDSVTKSKFDNKYGCKESAVDAIRRATDTMLAGKKVVVAGYGDVGKGTAASFRGAGAVVTVTEIDPICALQACMDGYEVKRLETVIGKADVVITTTGNKDIIREEHFRALKDKAIVCNIGHFDNEIDMAWLNGTYGNTKDEIKPQVDKYTIDGKDVIILAEGRLVNLGCATGHPSFVMSNSFTNQTLAQIELWKNSDKYDNDVYMLPKHLDEKVAKLHLARLGAELTELKEYQAEYIGVTVEGPYKPEYYRY; from the coding sequence ATGAGCACAAAAACAATTCCTTACGTACCTTTTAAGGTAAAGGATATTTCTCTAGCGGATTGGGGGCGAAAAGAAATTGAACTTGCAGAAGCGGAAATGCCCGGTCTTATGGCATTACGAAAGGAGTACAAGGATGAACAACCTCTAAAAGGCACACGAATTGCCGGTTGTTTGCATATGACCATTCAAACTGCAGTTTTAATTGAAACTTTGGTTGAATTAGGAGCGGATGTTACTTGGAGTTCTTGTAATATTTTCTCTACCCAAGATCACGCTGCTGCCGCAATAGCTGCTGCAGGAATTCCGGTCTATGCGTGGAAAGGAATGAATGAAGAAGAGTTTGACTGGTGCATTGAGCAAACGTTGTTCTTTGGCGAAGACAGACAACCATTAAACATGATTTTGGACGATGGTGGGGATCTAACCAATATGGTTTTGGATCAATACCCTGAGTTGGCCGGAGCAATCAAAGGACTTTCTGAAGAAACTACCACTGGAGTACACCGTTTGTACGAAAGAGTAAAAAATGGTACACTCCCCATGCCAGCAATCAATGTAAACGATTCTGTCACCAAATCTAAGTTTGATAACAAGTACGGTTGTAAAGAAAGTGCTGTGGATGCCATTCGTCGTGCCACCGATACCATGTTAGCTGGAAAAAAGGTCGTGGTTGCCGGTTATGGTGATGTTGGCAAAGGAACTGCCGCTTCTTTTAGAGGTGCTGGTGCCGTTGTTACCGTTACCGAAATTGACCCCATCTGTGCATTGCAAGCATGTATGGATGGCTATGAAGTAAAACGACTGGAAACCGTTATTGGCAAAGCTGATGTAGTTATTACCACAACTGGGAATAAAGATATTATCCGTGAGGAACACTTCAGAGCTCTAAAGGACAAAGCTATTGTTTGTAACATTGGGCATTTTGACAATGAAATAGATATGGCCTGGTTGAATGGAACCTATGGCAACACAAAAGATGAAATAAAACCTCAGGTCGATAAATACACCATTGATGGTAAAGACGTTATCATTTTGGCAGAAGGCCGATTGGTAAACCTTGGTTGCGCCACTGGCCATCCTAGTTTTGTAATGAGTAATTCTTTCACCAATCAAACCTTAGCACAAATTGAGCTTTGGAAGAACAGTGACAAGTACGATAATGATGTATACATGCTTCCAAAACATTTGGATGAAAAGGTTGCTAAGTTACATTTGGCTCGTTTAGGTGCTGAACTTACGGAACTTAAGGAATATCAAGCAGAATATATTGGCGTAACTGTTGAAGGCCCATATAAACCAGAATATTATAGATATTAA
- a CDS encoding 4'-phosphopantetheinyl transferase superfamily protein, with protein MPIYKTITVSPTTSAYLWKVTEPEDELSEGIVLTPHCQNRMDGMKSEAHRKAFLSIRHLLALSGYTDSDLFYDEMGKPHLKDGNHISITHSHNFTGIIVSETDEVGIDIEMQRDKILRIAHKFTPIQEYRTLANTDAIIRKLTMVWGAKESLYKIYAQKGLSFLRHIDVMDFTFEDKRTVAEILYEGNKSHYDVEFLEFEGFTCAYALKLMGS; from the coding sequence GTGCCCATTTACAAAACCATAACAGTTTCACCAACTACCTCCGCATACCTTTGGAAGGTTACAGAGCCTGAAGATGAATTATCTGAAGGAATTGTGCTTACACCTCATTGTCAAAACCGCATGGATGGCATGAAATCTGAAGCTCACCGAAAAGCATTCTTAAGTATTCGTCATCTTTTAGCGCTATCAGGATATACGGACAGCGATTTATTCTATGATGAAATGGGCAAACCGCATTTAAAAGACGGTAATCATATTTCTATAACCCATTCCCATAATTTTACTGGTATTATTGTGAGCGAAACGGATGAAGTAGGAATCGATATTGAAATGCAACGGGACAAAATTCTTCGAATTGCCCATAAGTTTACACCCATACAAGAATATAGAACGTTAGCCAATACAGACGCAATAATTAGAAAATTAACCATGGTTTGGGGAGCAAAGGAGTCTCTTTACAAGATTTATGCCCAAAAGGGACTTAGCTTTTTGCGACATATAGATGTCATGGATTTTACATTTGAAGATAAGAGAACCGTGGCAGAAATTCTTTATGAAGGAAACAAATCACATTATGATGTTGAATTTTTAGAATTTGAAGGGTTTACATGTGCCTATGCGCTCAAATTAATGGGCAGTTGA
- a CDS encoding YkoF family thiamine/hydroxymethylpyrimidine-binding protein produces the protein MNISVELTLTPLQDNFEPPIIEFIKKLRASNLTVLENPLSTQVYGEYDKVMELLRNEVKETFKNLEHVVLSMKIVKSDRSEYEPHF, from the coding sequence ATGAACATATCCGTAGAGCTTACATTGACTCCGCTTCAAGATAATTTTGAACCTCCAATTATAGAATTCATCAAAAAATTGCGAGCATCAAATCTTACCGTCCTAGAGAACCCGTTGAGTACCCAAGTTTATGGTGAATACGATAAGGTTATGGAATTACTTCGAAATGAAGTAAAGGAAACCTTTAAAAATCTAGAACATGTAGTGTTGAGCATGAAGATTGTAAAATCTGACCGAAGCGAGTATGAGCCACATTTTTGA
- the pnuC gene encoding nicotinamide riboside transporter PnuC yields the protein MSHIFDFFLDAYRNKETYVILLEAIVFVTGIASVWFAKQENILVYPTGLIATIISVYLLLKDDLYGDMMMNFYFSIMSIYGWWNWARKKNNEKVVKISRTNTKEKIIGFGLFLLTMAITYLVYKASGITIENSNYIDIFTSGLFFTGMWYMAKKKLENWTLWIIADIITVPLYAYRGWGMLSLQYFIFTILAIQAYVLWKKSLGKSPQTLLK from the coding sequence ATGAGCCACATTTTTGATTTTTTCCTTGATGCCTACCGCAATAAGGAAACCTATGTAATTCTCTTAGAGGCTATAGTTTTTGTTACTGGCATTGCAAGTGTTTGGTTTGCAAAACAGGAAAATATATTAGTATATCCAACCGGGTTAATAGCCACAATAATTTCCGTATATCTTCTATTGAAGGATGACCTTTATGGAGATATGATGATGAACTTCTACTTTTCCATAATGAGTATTTATGGATGGTGGAATTGGGCAAGAAAAAAGAACAATGAAAAAGTTGTCAAAATTTCTAGAACAAATACCAAAGAAAAAATCATTGGTTTCGGACTGTTTTTATTGACCATGGCAATTACGTACCTAGTCTATAAAGCTTCTGGAATTACCATTGAAAATTCAAACTATATTGACATTTTCACATCAGGATTATTCTTTACGGGCATGTGGTATATGGCCAAAAAGAAACTTGAAAATTGGACGCTTTGGATTATAGCCGACATAATAACAGTTCCACTATATGCCTATAGAGGTTGGGGGATGTTATCACTACAATATTTTATTTTTACCATCTTGGCAATACAAGCCTATGTTTTATGGAAAAAAAGCTTGGGCAAGAGCCCTCAGACCTTGTTAAAGTAG
- a CDS encoding AAA family ATPase — translation MEKKLGQEPSDLVKVVLFGPESTGKTTISQQLARHYNTVWVPEYAREYLQNKWNNERKTCEPQDLLPIAEGQIRLENELTKKAIDLLICDTDLLETKVYSEAYYIGNCDPILEKYALQNTYDIYFLTYIDTPWEADDLRDKPNEREQMFTYFKETLEKYDRNFVILKGDKVQRLSTAIQHIDKLL, via the coding sequence ATGGAAAAAAAGCTTGGGCAAGAGCCCTCAGACCTTGTTAAAGTAGTTTTATTTGGTCCTGAATCCACAGGAAAAACGACCATTTCACAACAATTGGCCAGACATTACAATACCGTTTGGGTACCGGAGTATGCTAGGGAGTATTTGCAAAATAAATGGAACAATGAGCGCAAGACTTGTGAACCACAAGACTTGCTTCCAATTGCTGAGGGGCAAATTCGCTTGGAAAATGAACTGACCAAAAAGGCAATCGATTTGCTTATTTGTGATACCGATTTGTTAGAAACCAAGGTATATTCAGAAGCGTATTATATAGGCAATTGTGACCCAATCCTTGAAAAATACGCTTTGCAGAATACATATGACATTTACTTCTTAACTTATATAGATACTCCTTGGGAAGCGGATGATTTGCGTGATAAGCCCAATGAACGGGAACAAATGTTTACTTATTTTAAAGAAACCTTGGAGAAATATGATAGGAATTTTGTTATTTTAAAGGGAGATAAGGTACAGCGACTTTCAACAGCAATCCAACACATTGATAAACTCCTCTAG
- a CDS encoding DUF4301 family protein gives MIDLSQKDIEQLEKKGISKEKVFNQIETFKEGIPFVKLVKAAVVSDGILRFSETEQADLIQYFEDSRGTLELLKFVPASGAASRMFKAMFNFVEVYDHSKESLSEYIDRTGDKAVKQFTEKMSSLPFYELIMDRIAGKAANEDEKAYLFVKEMLVADGLNYGFYPKGLLPFHKYGSYSATPFQEHLKEAALYGKTNGKANLHFTISEQHDEMFKKEHSEVSPNISSATDTEFRISYSNQKPSTDTIAVDVENKPFKNNDGSILFRPGGHGALIENLNDQDADVVFIKNIDNVVIDKNLETVSDSKKMLAGVLLKAQSKAFEYAKAIDNDTISSEQIEEIKSFLEQELNVRFSENYDQMGFEEQLSILREKINRPVRVCGMVKNEGEPGGGPFWINSTEGNVSLQIIESAQIDMENEEQAAILKNSTHFNPVDLICGVRNYKGEKYNLLDFVDPKQGFITGKTQEGKELKALELPGLWNGAMAFWNTIFVEVPLVTFNPVKTVNDLLKTTHQA, from the coding sequence ATGATCGATTTAAGTCAAAAAGACATAGAACAACTGGAAAAAAAAGGAATTTCCAAAGAAAAGGTGTTCAATCAAATTGAAACATTTAAAGAAGGAATTCCATTTGTAAAACTCGTTAAGGCAGCTGTTGTTTCAGATGGAATTTTAAGGTTTTCAGAAACGGAACAAGCCGATTTGATTCAGTACTTTGAAGATTCTCGCGGAACATTGGAGCTTTTAAAATTTGTGCCAGCATCTGGAGCTGCATCCCGTATGTTCAAGGCCATGTTCAATTTTGTGGAGGTTTATGATCATTCAAAAGAATCACTTTCCGAATACATTGACCGGACTGGAGATAAAGCAGTAAAGCAGTTTACGGAGAAGATGTCCAGTTTACCTTTCTATGAATTGATTATGGATAGGATTGCGGGAAAAGCCGCTAACGAAGATGAGAAAGCATATTTGTTTGTAAAGGAAATGTTGGTGGCAGATGGCTTAAATTATGGCTTCTACCCCAAAGGATTACTGCCCTTTCATAAATATGGTTCTTATAGTGCCACGCCGTTTCAGGAGCACCTAAAGGAAGCAGCACTGTATGGAAAAACAAATGGAAAGGCCAATCTTCATTTTACCATATCAGAACAACATGATGAAATGTTCAAAAAAGAGCATTCAGAAGTAAGCCCAAATATTTCAAGTGCTACGGATACCGAGTTTAGGATTTCTTATTCTAATCAAAAGCCATCTACAGATACTATTGCTGTGGATGTGGAGAACAAACCTTTTAAAAATAACGATGGTTCAATTCTTTTTAGACCGGGAGGACATGGGGCGTTGATTGAAAATTTGAATGACCAAGATGCTGATGTCGTTTTTATCAAAAATATTGATAATGTGGTGATTGATAAGAATTTGGAAACCGTTTCGGATAGCAAAAAAATGTTGGCAGGAGTATTGTTGAAAGCGCAATCCAAAGCATTTGAATATGCCAAGGCAATTGACAACGATACCATTTCTTCTGAACAGATTGAGGAAATAAAAAGCTTTCTGGAACAAGAGTTGAATGTACGTTTCTCAGAAAACTATGATCAAATGGGTTTTGAAGAGCAGCTTTCAATCCTTAGAGAAAAAATAAATAGACCAGTTAGAGTATGCGGAATGGTTAAAAATGAAGGAGAGCCGGGAGGAGGTCCATTTTGGATAAACAGTACGGAAGGAAATGTTTCGCTTCAGATTATAGAATCCGCACAAATAGATATGGAAAATGAGGAACAAGCTGCCATACTAAAGAATTCAACACATTTTAACCCAGTAGATTTAATCTGCGGCGTTAGAAATTATAAAGGAGAAAAGTACAATCTTTTAGACTTTGTAGACCCAAAACAAGGTTTTATAACAGGGAAAACCCAAGAAGGAAAAGAATTAAAGGCGTTGGAGCTTCCAGGGCTTTGGAATGGTGCCATGGCCTTTTGGAACACCATTTTTGTAGAAGTTCCACTAGTAACTTTTAACCCCGTGAAAACAGTGAACGACCTTTTAAAGACAACGCATCAAGCATAA
- a CDS encoding sigma-54 dependent transcriptional regulator: MPKILIIEDDTAFCQMLQKFLTKHDFDISTSFTVHEAKKELKTSFFDVILSDVRLPEGDGVALLSAIKTDSPKTQVILMTGYAEVKTAVSAMKKGAFDYISKPFTPENILTVIKNALHTETQKKIERSDSKNENAKHTNKKKSSIIIGISEVSRKLQQYIDLVAPTNMSVLITGESGTGKEVTAKAIHDKSKRSNQNFVAVDCGAIPKEIATSEFFGHLKGSFTGAVEDKVGHFEAANGGTLFLDEIGNLSYENQVQLLRALQERKIKRVGSTKEITVDIRIITATNEDLLEAVDKGTFREDLYHRLNEFSIEIPSLQERIEDLLLFANYFLDRANEELNKNVLSFSDEVKQTFQNYSWPGNLRELKNVIKRAVLFSDGDTVISSSIPKRLGISSEVSSESRFSKSNYEKEKILSALKQTNFNKSKAAKLLQITRKTLYNKINQYQLEV; the protein is encoded by the coding sequence ATGCCCAAAATCTTAATCATTGAGGATGATACCGCTTTCTGTCAAATGCTTCAAAAGTTTTTGACCAAGCATGATTTTGACATTTCCACAAGCTTTACCGTTCATGAAGCCAAAAAGGAATTAAAGACTTCTTTTTTTGATGTAATACTATCAGATGTAAGACTACCTGAAGGAGATGGGGTAGCATTGCTTTCGGCAATAAAGACCGATTCCCCTAAAACTCAAGTTATTTTAATGACAGGTTATGCCGAGGTAAAAACCGCGGTAAGTGCTATGAAAAAAGGCGCATTCGACTATATTTCCAAACCCTTTACCCCAGAAAATATCTTAACGGTAATTAAGAATGCGCTGCATACGGAGACACAGAAAAAAATAGAGCGTTCGGATTCTAAAAATGAAAATGCAAAGCATACCAATAAAAAGAAATCAAGTATTATTATTGGAATAAGTGAGGTTTCCAGAAAGTTACAGCAGTATATAGATTTGGTTGCACCTACCAATATGTCAGTTTTAATAACTGGAGAGAGTGGAACAGGAAAAGAGGTAACCGCTAAAGCTATTCATGATAAAAGTAAGCGAAGTAATCAAAATTTTGTTGCTGTGGATTGCGGAGCAATACCAAAAGAGATAGCTACAAGCGAATTTTTTGGCCACCTAAAAGGGAGTTTTACGGGAGCTGTTGAAGACAAAGTGGGTCATTTTGAGGCTGCCAATGGAGGCACACTTTTTTTGGATGAAATTGGAAATCTTTCTTATGAAAATCAAGTCCAACTACTAAGGGCGCTTCAAGAACGAAAAATTAAACGAGTTGGTAGCACAAAAGAGATTACTGTAGATATACGAATAATCACTGCCACAAATGAAGATTTATTGGAAGCTGTTGACAAAGGAACTTTTAGGGAAGACCTGTATCATAGATTAAATGAATTTTCCATTGAGATACCTTCGCTACAGGAACGAATTGAAGATCTATTGCTCTTTGCCAATTATTTTTTGGACAGGGCAAATGAAGAACTCAATAAGAATGTATTAAGTTTTTCTGATGAGGTTAAGCAAACGTTCCAAAATTATTCATGGCCGGGTAATCTTAGGGAGTTAAAAAATGTGATAAAACGAGCTGTGTTATTTTCAGATGGAGATACAGTAATTTCAAGTTCAATTCCTAAAAGATTGGGCATTTCTTCAGAGGTGTCATCAGAATCCAGGTTTTCCAAATCCAATTATGAGAAAGAAAAAATTCTCAGCGCTTTGAAGCAGACTAACTTTAATAAGAGTAAGGCTGCCAAACTTTTACAGATAACAAGGAAAACCCTTTACAACAAAATCAATCAATATCAATTGGAAGTGTAG
- a CDS encoding ATP-binding protein: MYPTSKRRFTLKIISSYLVLGIVALLASVFIYSEFKKYNASQNKEEDNIKLLKTNSLLTDIYEAENLSKLALQSKKRSNLKAYAQKVDSIFNSIDSLKLLTTNGNQVVKLDSVQKLLQQKVYNNAELRKLKVKNENSAPIDSLLKKFNKMEVDLGRITPETFVPNFEQLSPETQKSIREYVAILNKNIPKDPNEGTTNTDIDSVLQLSKSILEQAKTKNARIERSLVDKELQIYKADLELSQKLRSMISAFEQEIIMSAYQDNLNKQEVLKTSIQLTIAAVVLGFLFVCLFTFLITKDFWKVQQYRQQLEKEKKYSESLLKSREQLISTVSHDLRTPLNTISGYTELMEHSNLDGKQLQYLKNVKSASKYVDDLVNDLLDFSKLEAGRIQMEKVPYVLSHLIVETASNFQEIYHKKDIELKLEIAEELGIPIIGDPFRVRQILTNLLGNAFKFTHKGYVKVKASTKEIAGEPFIDIMVVDTGIGIEQEKQELIFKEFTQAGDSIEKKYGGYGLGLTISKKLTQLLEGTLHLDSKENEGSTFTLSLPLEFSNTEIPVQKILKPNHKSHHLSLLIFDDDETLLGLLAEVCQMHAIPIRAFSSFEDLDNIDDFQYDIVLTDIQMPTVDGFEVVKRLQSGNYGHYKNQPIIAMTGQKNLDKSFYTDAGFSEVLQKPFSRMILLDVLGSTLNSSGSYSFRNSLQSKSQKSNSELFSIETISSFLDSSQGVYEVLDSFLENTKDNMNLLSIAIENRNYSEVRSISHKMLPMFRQLKADNTIPTLEKFEHISDDAKHKKNLQDFEKLKLAISNLEEAISSFLTTLPIDID; this comes from the coding sequence ATGTACCCCACATCTAAACGAAGATTTACCTTAAAGATAATTTCGAGCTATTTAGTTTTAGGTATAGTGGCCCTCTTGGCCTCAGTTTTTATTTATTCCGAATTTAAAAAATATAATGCTTCTCAAAATAAAGAAGAGGATAACATCAAGTTATTGAAGACAAATTCATTGCTCACTGATATCTATGAAGCAGAAAACTTGTCAAAACTGGCCTTACAGAGCAAGAAAAGGAGCAATCTAAAAGCATATGCGCAAAAGGTAGACTCCATATTCAACTCTATAGATAGCTTGAAGCTTTTGACCACAAATGGCAATCAGGTCGTTAAATTGGATAGTGTTCAAAAGTTATTGCAACAAAAGGTTTACAACAACGCCGAATTACGAAAATTAAAGGTAAAGAATGAAAATAGTGCTCCCATTGACTCTTTATTGAAAAAGTTTAACAAAATGGAAGTGGATTTGGGAAGAATAACCCCAGAAACCTTCGTTCCCAATTTTGAACAGCTTTCGCCTGAAACCCAGAAATCCATTAGGGAATATGTAGCAATATTGAACAAAAACATTCCCAAAGACCCCAATGAAGGTACCACCAACACAGATATAGATTCTGTATTGCAGCTATCTAAATCCATCTTAGAGCAGGCCAAAACCAAAAATGCAAGAATTGAACGTTCCTTGGTTGATAAGGAGCTTCAGATTTACAAGGCAGATCTAGAGCTATCCCAAAAGCTTAGGAGCATGATCTCGGCTTTTGAACAAGAAATTATTATGAGTGCCTACCAAGACAATCTAAACAAGCAAGAGGTTTTAAAAACAAGCATCCAATTAACCATTGCAGCAGTTGTATTGGGTTTCCTTTTTGTCTGTCTTTTTACTTTTTTAATCACTAAAGATTTTTGGAAGGTACAGCAATACCGTCAGCAGTTGGAAAAAGAAAAGAAGTACTCTGAATCCCTTTTGAAAAGTAGAGAACAATTGATTTCAACTGTCAGTCATGATTTAAGAACACCTTTAAACACTATTAGCGGATATACAGAGTTAATGGAGCACAGCAACTTGGATGGCAAACAATTGCAATATTTGAAAAATGTAAAATCTGCTTCAAAATACGTTGATGATTTGGTCAATGACCTTTTGGATTTTTCAAAGTTGGAAGCGGGAAGAATCCAAATGGAAAAAGTCCCTTATGTACTTTCTCATCTAATTGTAGAAACGGCTTCCAATTTTCAAGAAATCTATCATAAAAAAGACATCGAACTTAAATTGGAAATTGCCGAAGAATTAGGGATTCCAATTATTGGAGACCCATTTAGAGTGCGTCAAATACTAACCAATCTCCTTGGCAACGCCTTTAAATTTACCCATAAAGGTTATGTGAAGGTAAAAGCTAGTACCAAAGAAATTGCTGGTGAACCATTTATTGACATCATGGTTGTTGATACCGGTATTGGAATTGAGCAGGAAAAACAAGAACTCATATTTAAAGAGTTTACACAAGCTGGGGATTCAATCGAAAAAAAATATGGAGGTTACGGACTGGGCTTGACCATTTCTAAAAAATTGACACAATTACTGGAGGGTACTTTACATTTAGATAGCAAAGAAAATGAAGGAAGTACTTTTACACTTTCCCTACCCTTGGAGTTCTCAAATACAGAAATTCCGGTCCAGAAGATACTGAAGCCCAATCATAAAAGCCATCATCTGTCACTCCTGATATTTGATGATGATGAAACATTATTGGGGCTATTGGCAGAAGTGTGCCAAATGCATGCAATCCCCATCAGAGCCTTTTCAAGTTTTGAGGATCTAGATAATATAGATGATTTTCAATATGATATTGTTTTGACAGATATACAAATGCCTACAGTGGATGGGTTTGAGGTTGTTAAAAGATTACAAAGTGGAAATTATGGACACTATAAAAATCAACCCATAATTGCCATGACGGGCCAAAAAAATTTGGACAAAAGTTTTTACACGGATGCCGGGTTCTCTGAAGTGCTCCAAAAACCCTTTTCTCGTATGATTCTGTTAGATGTGCTTGGAAGCACTCTAAATTCTTCTGGATCCTATTCTTTTCGGAATTCTTTACAAAGCAAATCACAAAAATCAAATTCTGAATTGTTCAGTATTGAAACAATCTCTTCCTTTTTAGATAGTTCTCAAGGAGTATATGAGGTTTTGGATAGTTTTCTGGAAAACACAAAGGATAACATGAATTTGCTTTCTATTGCCATTGAAAACAGAAACTACAGTGAAGTAAGGTCCATTTCACATAAAATGTTGCCCATGTTCCGACAATTAAAAGCGGACAACACAATACCAACATTGGAAAAATTTGAGCACATTTCTGATGATGCCAAACACAAGAAAAACCTTCAAGATTTTGAAAAACTAAAACTCGCCATTTCAAATTTAGAGGAAGCGATAAGCTCTTTTTTAACTACACTTCCAATTGATATTGATTGA